The nucleotide window GTAGAATCTGTGCGACCTGCGACGCCATGCGACCGATTGGAATGCCCGCAGCGTCCACAACGTACCACTGCCGTTCTATCGTGGCTGGCTTCGCCATCGTTGTCCTATTCATCATTCTTTCCTACCAAACTGTTTCGTTCACGCCTACGGTCATGCGGATGCCGACCGTAGAACACCTTCATCAGCGTCAATCCGTTCGCCGGCAACACCGTCGGCCACCGGATCTTGCGGCGGTCTCGCTGCTCGAGCAGCTCCGGAATCGAGTCCGGCTGCCTGGCTCCGCGACCAACCTCCCAGAGAGCGCCGCTGATTCTCCGCATCATTCCGCGAACGAACGCCGTGCCGATCACATCGATCCGCAATTCATCGCGCACTCGCTTGACTTCCACGCTGAAGAGTTCGCGCACCGTGCTCTTTCCGGGTGGAACTAGCTGGCTGAACGCGAGAAAATCGTGCTTTCCAATCAAGTGGCTCGCTGCATCGCGCATCAATCCGTCGTCCAGCGGCTTTGCGTCGTAGTGATATGTATACCTGGCCCGCTCCGGGTCGACCTTTCCCGTCAGGATTCGGTATCGGTACCACCGTTTCTCAGCCCAAAAGCGGCTGTTGAACTCCGGCGAAACCTTGCAAGAACTCACGATCGCGATGTCATTCGGCAGCGCCTGGTTCAAGACGACCTGCCACTTGTCCACAGGCATCCCTTCGCTCACGTCGAAGTGACAGACCTGCCCTCGGGCGCTCGCTCCGCTGTCCGTTCTGCTAGCTCCTTCGATCTCGCAATCCTCGCCCGAGACCTGGCGCACGGTTTCTGTCAATATGCCATGGACGGTTCGCCTTCCATGTTGCGGCGCCCAGCCGCAAAACTCTGACCCGTCGTACGCGACGACGAGTTTGATCCTATGTTTATTCGACAAGCTCCAGAACTGCCGTCGGCGCTGCGTCTCCCCGCCTGACGCCGGTTCGGGTCAGCCTCGTATACCCGCCGTTCCGATCCTTGAACCTTGGCGCGATGTTGTCGAAAAGATGCGAGACGAGATCCTCGCCGTTTATCAGGCTTCGGTCGCGGAGAATCTCAAACTTTTCCGAATCGCTCTTGCCTGCCAGCAACTTCATGGGTCTTGCCGAGCTTGAACTGTGCCCCACCAGGATCTTACGGGAAGCCCGTCGCGCCGCGAGAGTGTCCTTCTTTCCCAAAGTAATCAGAGGCTCAACGATGCGCCGCAGCTCCTTCGCACGACCCAGCGTCGTGTGGACGTAGCCGTGTCTTATGAACTGCCGCGCGAGGTTTGTCAACAACGCCCGACGCTGGTCGCTCGGCAGACCGAGTTTGCGCCTGTCTATTTTGTGAGTCATGCATTCACAGCTTCGCTAAAAGCTTTCCTCCTCGTCCAAGCTGTCGATGCCGACGTAGCTTCCCTTCGCCGGCTTGAGTTCGATGCTGTGCTGCTCGAGCTTGTCGCGCACCTCCGTCAGCGACTTCTTGCCGAATCCACGAATGCTGCTCAACTCAGCCTCGTTCGTTACGGCGAGCTGCCGAA belongs to Armatimonadota bacterium and includes:
- the rplQ gene encoding 50S ribosomal protein L17, encoding MTHKIDRRKLGLPSDQRRALLTNLARQFIRHGYVHTTLGRAKELRRIVEPLITLGKKDTLAARRASRKILVGHSSSSARPMKLLAGKSDSEKFEILRDRSLINGEDLVSHLFDNIAPRFKDRNGGYTRLTRTGVRRGDAAPTAVLELVE
- the truA gene encoding tRNA pseudouridine(38-40) synthase TruA encodes the protein MSNKHRIKLVVAYDGSEFCGWAPQHGRRTVHGILTETVRQVSGEDCEIEGASRTDSGASARGQVCHFDVSEGMPVDKWQVVLNQALPNDIAIVSSCKVSPEFNSRFWAEKRWYRYRILTGKVDPERARYTYHYDAKPLDDGLMRDAASHLIGKHDFLAFSQLVPPGKSTVRELFSVEVKRVRDELRIDVIGTAFVRGMMRRISGALWEVGRGARQPDSIPELLEQRDRRKIRWPTVLPANGLTLMKVFYGRHPHDRRRERNSLVGKNDE